A genomic segment from Bacillus cereus G9842 encodes:
- a CDS encoding ECF-type sigma factor negative effector: MIGFANPFVVFEIAGITMFLAFIALLVCVASWVYTDAKTRGISKWWSVIAIILPFFIGVLLYMTRRNSRKVEGEYTMKGMKKQKVTLVVIFASAMFVLLSGFAFVQTLDDMWRAGDIYLENEKKGETSYEAKFSSWDIAGKDIELEYAKDTEVTFSYETDAKRGNLCFSLYERQGEGIKELKEICESKKGTFKATLKANEKYVFNISGLMVKDGFVKVNWEAK, from the coding sequence ATGATAGGGTTCGCTAATCCATTTGTAGTATTTGAGATAGCTGGGATTACAATGTTTTTGGCTTTTATAGCACTTTTAGTATGTGTAGCATCATGGGTATATACAGATGCGAAAACGCGTGGAATAAGTAAGTGGTGGAGTGTTATAGCGATTATATTGCCATTTTTTATTGGAGTTTTGTTATATATGACACGCAGAAATAGCCGGAAAGTAGAAGGAGAATATACGATGAAGGGTATGAAAAAGCAAAAGGTAACATTAGTTGTTATATTTGCAAGTGCGATGTTTGTATTACTTAGCGGCTTTGCTTTCGTTCAAACGTTAGATGATATGTGGAGAGCTGGTGATATATATTTAGAAAATGAGAAGAAAGGGGAGACAAGTTACGAGGCAAAATTCTCATCATGGGATATTGCTGGGAAAGATATTGAACTGGAGTATGCAAAAGATACAGAAGTAACATTTTCTTATGAAACAGATGCAAAGCGTGGTAACTTATGCTTTAGCTTGTATGAAAGACAAGGAGAAGGGATAAAGGAATTAAAGGAGATTTGTGAATCGAAAAAAGGTACTTTTAAAGCTACATTAAAAGCAAATGAAAAGTATGTATTCAATATAAGTGGTTTAATGGTGAAAGATGGTTTTGTAAAAGTGAATTGGGAAGCAAAATAA
- a CDS encoding RNA polymerase sigma factor, protein MEEKVEELIDIYKQQIYSLCYKLAKTKEDAEDIFQETWIKVFSSRHQLSYVDNYKKWIATICVRTFYDFYRKKKRWKDRILDLFHKEDGGEIDFADEVNISEECIQKVEAEMIREVIQLLNEKYKTVLVLYYYEQYSYKEMSEILNIPIGTVKYRLNYAKKQIREHLEGFVYDGR, encoded by the coding sequence ATGGAAGAAAAGGTAGAAGAATTAATTGATATATATAAGCAGCAAATATATTCCTTATGCTATAAGTTAGCGAAAACGAAAGAAGATGCGGAAGATATTTTTCAAGAGACGTGGATAAAGGTTTTTTCATCAAGGCATCAACTTTCCTATGTGGATAATTATAAAAAATGGATTGCTACAATTTGTGTTCGTACGTTTTATGATTTTTATCGTAAGAAAAAAAGGTGGAAAGATCGAATATTGGATTTGTTTCATAAAGAAGATGGTGGAGAAATAGATTTCGCAGATGAAGTAAATATATCAGAAGAATGTATTCAAAAAGTGGAAGCGGAAATGATACGGGAAGTTATACAGTTATTGAATGAAAAGTATAAAACTGTGCTCGTACTCTACTATTATGAACAATATTCTTATAAAGAAATGAGTGAAATATTAAATATACCGATTGGTACAGTGAAATACCGCCTTAATTATGCGAAGAAGCAAATTCGAGAACATTTGGAGGGGTTCGTTTATGACGGAAGATAA
- the argS gene encoding arginine--tRNA ligase, which yields MNSLEQVKGLIKEEIQAAVLKAELATEEQIPNVVLESPKDKTNGDFSTNMAMQLARVAKKAPRMIAEELVANFDKAKASIEKIEIAGPGFINFYMDNSYLTDLIPTIVNAGEAYGETNTGKGEKVQVEFVSANPTGDLHLGHARGAAVGDTLCNVLAKAGYDVSREYYINDAGNQIHNLALSVEARYMQALGLDKEMPEDGYHGADIIGIGKRLAEEFGDRYAKADAEESYEFYRSYGLKYELAKLQKDLESFRVKFDVWFSETSLYKNGKIDAALTVLKERDEIFEEGGATWFRSMTYGDDKNRVLIKNDGSYTYLTPDIAYHRDKLERGFDKLINIWGADHHGYIPRMKAAIQALGYDKETLEVEIIQMVQLYQNGEKMKMSKRTGKAVTLRELMEEVGVDAMRYFFAMRSGDSHLDFDMDLAVSKSNENPVYYAQYAHARVCSILRQGEELGLAADGDVNYKLVTSEKEVELLKKLGEFPAVVADAAQKRLPHRITSYAFELAAALHSFYNAEKVLNQDNLELSKARYELMKAVRTTLQNALAIVGVSAPEKM from the coding sequence ATGAATTCCTTAGAACAGGTAAAAGGATTGATTAAAGAAGAAATTCAAGCTGCTGTATTAAAGGCAGAATTAGCGACAGAAGAACAGATTCCAAACGTTGTATTAGAATCTCCAAAAGATAAAACAAATGGTGACTTCTCTACAAACATGGCAATGCAACTTGCACGCGTTGCGAAAAAAGCACCTCGTATGATTGCAGAAGAACTAGTTGCAAACTTCGATAAAGCAAAAGCTTCTATTGAAAAAATCGAAATCGCTGGTCCTGGTTTTATTAACTTCTATATGGATAATAGCTACTTAACAGATTTAATTCCAACAATCGTAAACGCTGGTGAAGCTTACGGTGAAACGAACACTGGTAAAGGTGAAAAAGTACAAGTTGAGTTCGTATCTGCGAATCCAACAGGTGACCTTCACTTAGGACATGCACGTGGTGCGGCAGTGGGTGACACTTTATGTAACGTATTAGCAAAAGCAGGATACGATGTATCTCGTGAGTACTACATTAATGATGCCGGTAACCAAATTCATAATTTAGCTCTTTCTGTTGAAGCTCGTTACATGCAAGCTTTAGGTTTAGATAAAGAAATGCCAGAAGACGGTTACCATGGTGCGGATATCATTGGAATCGGTAAACGTTTAGCTGAAGAGTTTGGCGATCGTTACGCAAAAGCTGATGCTGAAGAAAGCTATGAATTCTACCGTTCATACGGTTTGAAATATGAGTTAGCAAAACTTCAAAAAGACTTAGAGAGCTTCCGTGTTAAATTTGATGTATGGTTCTCAGAAACATCATTATACAAAAACGGAAAAATCGATGCTGCACTTACTGTATTAAAAGAGCGTGACGAAATCTTTGAAGAAGGCGGAGCAACTTGGTTCCGTTCAATGACTTACGGTGATGACAAAAACCGTGTATTAATTAAAAATGACGGTTCTTACACATACTTAACGCCAGATATTGCTTACCATCGCGATAAATTAGAGCGTGGTTTCGATAAGCTAATCAACATTTGGGGTGCTGACCACCACGGTTACATTCCTCGTATGAAAGCTGCTATTCAAGCGCTAGGTTACGATAAAGAAACACTTGAAGTAGAAATCATCCAAATGGTACAACTATACCAAAATGGTGAAAAAATGAAAATGAGTAAGCGTACAGGTAAAGCAGTTACACTTCGTGAGCTTATGGAAGAAGTAGGCGTGGACGCAATGCGATACTTCTTCGCAATGCGTAGTGGTGATTCTCATTTGGACTTCGATATGGACTTAGCTGTATCAAAATCTAATGAAAACCCAGTATACTATGCACAATATGCTCATGCTCGTGTATGCAGTATCCTTCGTCAAGGTGAAGAGTTAGGATTAGCTGCAGATGGAGACGTGAATTACAAACTTGTTACTTCTGAGAAAGAAGTAGAGTTACTGAAAAAGCTTGGTGAATTCCCAGCTGTAGTTGCGGATGCAGCACAAAAACGTCTGCCACACCGCATTACAAGCTATGCATTTGAATTAGCAGCAGCATTACACAGCTTCTACAATGCAGAAAAAGTATTAAACCAAGATAACTTAGAATTAAGTAAAGCTCGTTACGAGTTAATGAAAGCAGTACGCACTACGCTTCAAAATGCATTAGCAATCGTAGGAGTATCTGCACCAGAAAAAATGTAA
- a CDS encoding DUF1934 domain-containing protein: MKKQLAGLPVHVHFVTEIREGARKETVAFEANGQYYVKGQGTYVTFQEPNEQGEVKTIIKIQDEQVLIMRSGAISMRQTHVKGEWTTGTYTSELGTFALQTKTDNVLFKWSDEKKKGQLFLTYALLLSEQEAGRYTITINLKEAK, from the coding sequence GTGAAGAAACAACTTGCAGGCTTGCCGGTACACGTTCATTTCGTAACAGAAATCCGTGAAGGGGCGAGGAAGGAAACCGTTGCTTTTGAAGCAAATGGTCAATACTATGTAAAAGGTCAAGGTACATATGTAACATTCCAGGAGCCGAACGAACAAGGCGAAGTGAAAACAATTATTAAAATTCAAGATGAACAAGTTCTCATTATGCGTTCAGGTGCTATTTCTATGCGTCAGACGCATGTGAAAGGTGAATGGACAACGGGTACGTATACGAGTGAACTTGGTACGTTTGCACTGCAAACGAAAACTGATAACGTTCTTTTTAAATGGTCGGATGAAAAGAAAAAAGGACAACTCTTCTTAACGTACGCATTGCTTCTAAGTGAACAAGAAGCTGGCAGATATACAATTACAATTAATTTGAAGGAGGCAAAATAA
- a CDS encoding S66 family peptidase encodes MIPTKLKKGDEIRVISPSCSLSIVSNENRKLAIKRLTDMGFQVTFSKYADEIDRFASSSISSRVQDLHEAFRDPNVKAILTTLGGYNSNGLLKYLDFDLIRENPKFFCGYSDITALNNAIYAKTGLVTYSGPHFSSFGMEKGLHYTADYFLQCLTANEPIEIIPAETWSDDSWYMDQENREFIKNEGYVPIQKGEATGEIIGGNMSTLNLLQGTPYMPNLKGKILFLEEDSLTGKSTLKTFDRYLHSLMQQPNFEHITGIVIGRMQKEAECTIADIQEMIASKPELAHIPIIANASFGHTTPIFTFPIGGRAKIISNKEKTSITILAY; translated from the coding sequence ATGATACCAACAAAGTTAAAAAAGGGTGATGAAATACGCGTGATTTCACCATCCTGTAGTTTAAGTATTGTTTCAAATGAAAATAGAAAACTTGCTATAAAAAGATTAACTGACATGGGCTTTCAAGTGACATTCTCAAAATATGCCGATGAGATAGATCGATTTGCTTCCTCTTCTATTTCTTCCCGCGTCCAAGACCTCCATGAAGCATTTAGAGACCCTAATGTAAAAGCTATTTTAACTACACTTGGCGGATACAACTCGAATGGTTTATTGAAATATCTCGATTTTGATTTAATTCGTGAAAACCCAAAATTTTTCTGTGGTTATTCTGATATTACTGCCTTAAATAATGCAATTTACGCAAAAACGGGTCTCGTTACATATTCAGGTCCCCACTTCTCTTCATTTGGAATGGAAAAAGGACTCCATTACACGGCTGATTACTTTTTACAATGCTTAACCGCTAATGAGCCTATTGAAATCATTCCGGCGGAAACGTGGAGCGATGATTCTTGGTATATGGATCAGGAAAATCGAGAATTTATTAAAAATGAAGGGTATGTTCCAATTCAAAAGGGGGAAGCGACAGGAGAAATTATCGGTGGCAATATGAGCACACTTAATTTACTACAAGGCACACCATATATGCCAAACTTAAAGGGCAAAATTTTATTCCTTGAAGAAGACAGTTTAACAGGAAAATCGACACTTAAAACTTTTGATCGCTATCTACATTCCCTTATGCAGCAACCTAATTTTGAACATATAACAGGTATTGTAATAGGAAGAATGCAAAAAGAAGCAGAATGTACGATAGCGGACATTCAAGAAATGATTGCTTCAAAACCTGAACTTGCACATATTCCTATTATTGCAAACGCAAGTTTCGGGCATACAACCCCGATTTTCACTTTCCCAATTGGTGGACGTGCAAAAATTATTTCTAACAAAGAAAAGACATCTATCACTATTTTAGCGTACTAA
- a CDS encoding YxeA family protein, with protein MKLVIKVLAVFAIILGGTAYYLNTKTEGVHAFVDNFFSNKEIQDYYAVVDKGEKKDGEYLYTFKGYTEDGNQQIIKRMVNRELHAGAFIKIYAKGMQGKGWAEITKESIPQKALQKIEKP; from the coding sequence ATGAAATTGGTCATTAAAGTTTTAGCTGTATTCGCCATTATTTTAGGGGGGACAGCGTATTATTTGAATACAAAAACAGAAGGTGTACATGCTTTTGTAGACAACTTCTTTTCAAATAAAGAAATACAAGATTATTATGCGGTTGTAGATAAAGGTGAGAAAAAAGACGGTGAGTATTTGTATACATTTAAAGGGTATACAGAGGACGGAAATCAACAAATTATTAAAAGAATGGTAAATCGTGAATTGCATGCAGGTGCTTTTATAAAAATTTATGCAAAAGGTATGCAAGGAAAAGGATGGGCTGAAATAACGAAAGAGTCAATCCCGCAAAAAGCGTTGCAAAAAATAGAAAAACCATAA